In Streptomyces liangshanensis, the DNA window GTCCTGGCCGCGCACCACCGCGTAGTCGGGGCGGGGCAGGGCCGCGTACGCCGTCGGGACCGACAGGCAGCCCTCGTTGGAGTCGTCCAGGTGACGCTTCTCCGGCGGCAGCTCCTCCAGCACCGGGTTGCAGATCGCCCCGACGTGGCGCTTGCCGTCGTCGTCCGGGCAGTCGTACACGAAGACCTTGAGGTCCACGCCGATCTGGTTGGCGGCGAGGCCCACGCCCTCCGCCGTGTGCTGGCTGGCGAACATGTCGTCGATCAGCGCGGCGAGGGAGTCGTCGAACTCCGTGACGTCCCGGCACTCCTTGTGGAGCACCGGATTCCCGACGACGGTGATCGGGCGGGACGTGCCGCGCTCGCGGTGTGCCAGCTCACGCTCCGCGGCGCCCGCCGTGTCGTCGGCGAACCCGTCCGCCGTCCCCGCCACGAGGGTCCCACTGTCGATCCGCTGGTCCGTCTCCTGCTGCGCCATGTCCGCAGTACGCCTTCCTCGGTTCCCGATGCTGCCCGCACGATCGGCACGATGTGCCCGTACAGCCTAAGGGCAGTGCCCAGCGGCGTTCAGCAGTCGGCCGGATCCGGCCGAACCCCGCCCGGCAGGGCACGAGCACCTACGGCGGGGCGACGCATGGCCGCCCCGGCGTACCCCTCAGCAGACCTCTTCCAGATCCCGCCACTCCCGGGTGTCCGGACTGTCCGCGACCCACCCGTCCAGCAGCCCCCGCACCAGCCCCTGCGGCGCCGCGATCCCGCACTCCCGCTCCGGCACCCACAGCTCGCCGGCCGTACGGTGCCCCAGCGGGCCCGGGTGCCCCGGCTCGCTGTGGTCGTGCGGGTCCAGGTGCTCGCCGTCGCCCTCGGCGCTCGGCATCCGGCTCTCCGAGCAGGCCCGGCACAGCAGCCGTACGGACGACGACCAGTCCTCGGCGGCGAAT includes these proteins:
- the def gene encoding peptide deformylase — protein: MAQQETDQRIDSGTLVAGTADGFADDTAGAAERELAHRERGTSRPITVVGNPVLHKECRDVTEFDDSLAALIDDMFASQHTAEGVGLAANQIGVDLKVFVYDCPDDDGKRHVGAICNPVLEELPPEKRHLDDSNEGCLSVPTAYAALPRPDYAVVRGQDAQGNPVKVRGTGYFARCLQHETDHLYGYLYIDRLSKRDRKDALKQMEEGTARYETVPNA